A single genomic interval of Littorina saxatilis isolate snail1 linkage group LG17, US_GU_Lsax_2.0, whole genome shotgun sequence harbors:
- the LOC138951652 gene encoding N-alpha-acetyltransferase 80-like translates to MEYELVHLHKNKRHFDDCCAILNAEWPRSKAAREHSLNKSCDGLPCCLVYRQVDSKEVIGFSQVVAVQGKDKACLFESVIIHHDLRGKGLGRKLMDATEQFARGMNFKTVYLNTLDKQGFYSHLGYTECGPVVSLGANASRVSEQFLQKLLGTSGDSSDDSDSTKARVNQNTNALSQHPPSSSPALPPPPPPPPAVPAPPPPPPPTQQSQNSTAGLSRHVIRMDPNAVTWMHKSL, encoded by the exons ATGGAATACGAACTTGTTCATCTTCACAAGAACAAACGTCATTTTGATGACTGCTGCGCTATTCTGAACGCCGAATGGCCAAGAAGCAAAGCAGCCAG GGAACACAGCCTGAATAAGTCATGCGATGGCCTGCCATGCTGCCTGGTCTACAGACAAGTTGACAGCAAGGAAGTCATCGGCTTTAGTCAAGTAGTAGCCGTACAGGGGAAGGATAAAGCGTGTCTCTTTGAGTCAG TGATCATCCACCATGACTTACGAGGGAAAGGACTGGGCCGGAAACTCATGGATGCTACAGAACAGTTTGCCAGAGG GATGAATTTCAAGACAGTTTACCTGAATACACTGGACAAGCAGGGTTTCTACTCTCACCTGGGATACACAGAGTGTGGCCCTGTGGTCAGCCTGGGTGCCAATGCCAGCAGGGTCTCTGAACAGTTT CTACAGAAACTTCTGGGTACCTCAGGTGATTCATCCGATGATTCAGACAGCACTAAAGCTCGGGTCAACCAGAACACAAACGCTTTATCACAGCATCCACCATCTTCATCACCAGCGctgcccccaccaccaccacccccaccagcTGTGCCagccccaccaccaccccctcctcccacGCAGCAGTCGCAAAATTCAACGGCCGGTCTAAGTCGGCATGTGATTCGCATGGACCCTAACGCTGTCACATGGATGCATAAATCTCTTTGA